The Streptomyces sp. P9-A4 genome contains a region encoding:
- a CDS encoding sulfurtransferase, giving the protein MKPIISASELLSESAGARPPVLLDVRWTLGGPPGRPAYEAGHLPGAVYVDLDTDLAGPPGGGGRHPLPDPTAFGAVMRRAGVSADTPVVVYDGGLGWAAARAWWLLRWAGHRDVRVLDGGLAAWTGELTEKVPTPEPGDFRPEPGALGLLDADGAAAFARSGLLLDARAAERYRGDVEPIDRVGGHIPGAVSAPTTENVDAEGRLLGAGTLRDRFRALGAAEGTPVAVYCGSGVSGAHEVLALEVAGIPAALYAGSWSEWSADPARPVATGPDPQ; this is encoded by the coding sequence ATGAAGCCCATCATCTCCGCAAGCGAACTGCTGAGCGAGTCGGCCGGGGCCCGGCCGCCGGTCCTCCTGGACGTCCGCTGGACGCTGGGCGGCCCGCCCGGACGACCGGCGTACGAGGCCGGGCACCTGCCCGGAGCGGTCTACGTCGACCTGGACACGGACCTCGCGGGGCCGCCCGGCGGCGGTGGGCGCCACCCGCTGCCCGACCCGACGGCCTTCGGTGCCGTGATGCGCCGTGCCGGGGTGTCGGCGGACACCCCGGTCGTCGTCTACGACGGTGGCCTCGGCTGGGCCGCGGCCCGTGCCTGGTGGCTGCTGCGCTGGGCGGGCCACCGGGACGTCCGGGTGCTCGACGGGGGCCTCGCGGCCTGGACCGGGGAGCTCACGGAGAAGGTCCCGACGCCGGAGCCCGGCGACTTCCGGCCGGAGCCTGGCGCCCTGGGCCTGCTGGACGCGGACGGCGCGGCGGCGTTCGCCCGTTCGGGGCTGCTGCTCGACGCGCGGGCGGCCGAGCGCTACCGGGGGGACGTGGAGCCCATCGACCGGGTCGGCGGGCACATCCCGGGCGCGGTCTCGGCGCCGACGACCGAGAACGTCGACGCGGAGGGACGTCTCCTGGGCGCCGGCACCCTGCGGGACCGTTTCAGGGCCCTCGGCGCGGCCGAGGGGACCCCGGTCGCGGTCTACTGCGGCTCGGGAGTCTCCGGCGCCCATGAGGTCCTGGCCCTGGAGGTCGCCGGCATCCCGGCCGCCCTCTACGCCGGATCCTGGTCGGAGTGGTCGGCCGACCCCGCCCGCCCGGTGGCCACGGGCCCGGACCCGCAGTAG
- the sepH gene encoding septation protein SepH yields the protein MTSAGTTREVPMPELRVVAVSNDGTRLVLKAADSTEYTLPIDERLRAAVRNDRARLGQIEIEVESHLRPRDIQARIRAGASAEEVAQLAGIPVDRVRRFEGPVLAERAFMAERARKTPVRRPGENSGPQLGEAVQERLLLRGAEKDTVQWDSWRRDDGTWEVLLVYRVAGEVHTASWTYDPPRRLVQAVDDEARALIGETDDTIAAPPEPSFPFVPRIARLPRDRPLDRALDRQLDHRQLERASASASVEPEEERDSLTSLLEAVPSFRGDMIVPEPTDTEPGEEAEAEEPPATAASAGAGSAYADVLMPRAVSGHRDRLTGTTDRQAEADGVRPGRRAAVPSWDEIVFGTRRKKQD from the coding sequence GTGACGTCGGCAGGCACCACCCGGGAGGTCCCCATGCCCGAACTGCGTGTCGTGGCCGTCTCCAACGACGGCACACGACTGGTGCTGAAGGCTGCTGACAGCACGGAGTACACACTTCCGATCGACGAGCGGCTGCGCGCCGCCGTGCGCAACGACCGCGCGCGCCTCGGCCAGATCGAGATCGAGGTGGAGAGCCACCTCCGCCCCCGTGACATCCAGGCGCGGATACGAGCCGGTGCCTCCGCCGAGGAGGTCGCCCAGCTCGCCGGCATCCCCGTCGACCGCGTACGCCGCTTCGAGGGCCCCGTGCTCGCGGAGCGCGCCTTCATGGCCGAGCGGGCCCGCAAGACCCCGGTCCGCAGGCCCGGCGAGAACAGCGGCCCCCAGCTCGGCGAGGCGGTGCAGGAGCGCCTGCTGCTGCGCGGCGCCGAGAAGGACACCGTCCAGTGGGACTCCTGGCGGCGGGACGACGGCACCTGGGAGGTGCTGCTCGTCTACCGCGTCGCGGGCGAGGTCCACACCGCCAGCTGGACGTACGACCCGCCCCGGCGGCTCGTCCAGGCCGTGGACGACGAGGCCCGTGCGCTGATCGGCGAGACCGACGACACGATCGCCGCCCCGCCGGAGCCGAGCTTTCCGTTCGTGCCGCGCATCGCCCGGCTGCCCCGGGACAGGCCGCTCGACCGCGCCCTGGACCGCCAGCTCGACCACCGGCAGCTGGAGCGGGCCTCCGCTTCCGCCTCGGTCGAGCCCGAGGAGGAGCGGGACTCGCTCACCAGCCTGCTGGAGGCCGTACCGAGCTTCCGCGGCGACATGATCGTGCCCGAACCCACGGATACGGAGCCGGGCGAGGAGGCCGAGGCGGAGGAACCGCCGGCGACGGCCGCTTCGGCGGGTGCCGGATCCGCGTACGCCGATGTCCTGATGCCGCGCGCCGTCTCGGGGCACCGGGACCGGCTCACCGGCACCACGGACCGCCAGGCCGAGGCGGACGGCGTCCGTCCGGGCCGCCGGGCGGCGGTCCCCAGCTGGGACGAGATCGTCTTCGGCACGCGCAGGAAGAAGCAGGACTGA
- a CDS encoding D-arabinono-1,4-lactone oxidase, which produces MSGTTTAGSGSTRTADSTWRNWAGNVTSRPVREVSPASAEELAEAVRRAARDGLRVKTVGTGHSFTSIAATDGVLIRPGLLTGIRRIDREAMTVTVESGTPLKRLNVALAREGLSLTNMGDIMEQTVAGATSTGTHGTGRESASIAAQIRELELVTASGELMTCSEKENPEVFAAARIGLGALGVVTAITFAVEPVFLLTAREEPMTFDRVTSEFDALHAENEHFEFYWFPHTDNCNTKRNNRSAGPAAPPGRIGGWIDDELLSNGLFQVACSLGRAVPPVIPSIAKVSSRALSARTYTDIPYKVFTSPRRVRFLEMEYALPREAAVAALRELKAMVDGSPLKVSFPVEVRTAPADDIALSTASGRETAYIAVHLYKGTPHHAYFTAVERIMTAHGGRPHWGKVHTRDAAYFSEVYPRFAEFTALRDRLDPDRLFANDYLRRVLGD; this is translated from the coding sequence GTGAGCGGGACGACAACAGCGGGGTCGGGCAGCACCAGGACGGCGGACAGCACGTGGCGTAACTGGGCGGGGAACGTCACCTCCCGCCCCGTGCGGGAGGTGAGTCCGGCCTCGGCCGAGGAGCTCGCCGAGGCGGTACGCCGGGCGGCCCGGGACGGTCTGCGGGTGAAGACGGTCGGCACCGGCCACTCCTTCACCTCGATCGCGGCCACCGACGGCGTCCTGATCCGGCCGGGCCTGCTGACCGGCATCCGGCGGATCGACCGCGAGGCGATGACCGTCACGGTCGAGTCGGGCACCCCGCTCAAGCGGCTCAACGTGGCACTGGCCCGCGAGGGCCTGTCGCTCACGAACATGGGCGACATCATGGAGCAGACCGTCGCCGGGGCCACCTCCACGGGCACCCACGGCACGGGCCGGGAGTCGGCCTCCATAGCCGCGCAGATCCGCGAACTGGAGCTGGTGACGGCCTCGGGCGAGCTGATGACCTGTTCGGAGAAGGAGAATCCGGAGGTCTTCGCGGCCGCCCGGATCGGGCTCGGCGCCCTCGGCGTGGTCACCGCCATCACCTTCGCGGTGGAGCCGGTCTTCCTGCTCACCGCGCGCGAGGAGCCGATGACCTTCGACCGGGTCACCTCGGAGTTCGACGCGCTGCACGCGGAGAACGAGCACTTCGAGTTCTACTGGTTCCCCCACACGGACAACTGCAACACCAAGCGCAACAACCGCAGCGCGGGCCCCGCCGCGCCCCCCGGCCGGATCGGCGGCTGGATCGACGACGAACTCCTCTCCAACGGCCTCTTCCAGGTGGCCTGCTCGCTCGGCCGGGCCGTGCCGCCCGTCATCCCCTCGATCGCCAAGGTCTCCAGCCGGGCCCTGTCGGCCCGTACGTACACCGACATCCCGTACAAGGTCTTCACCTCGCCGCGCCGCGTCCGCTTCCTGGAGATGGAGTACGCGCTTCCGCGTGAGGCGGCGGTCGCCGCGCTGCGCGAGCTCAAGGCGATGGTCGACGGCTCGCCGCTCAAGGTGAGCTTCCCGGTGGAGGTACGGACCGCCCCGGCGGACGACATCGCGCTGTCCACGGCCTCGGGCCGGGAGACCGCGTACATCGCCGTCCACCTCTACAAGGGAACGCCCCACCACGCGTACTTCACCGCGGTGGAGCGCATCATGACGGCGCACGGGGGCCGCCCCCACTGGGGCAAGGTGCACACCCGCGACGCCGCCTACTTCTCCGAGGTCTACCCGCGCTTCGCCGAGTTCACGGCGCTGCGCGACCGGCTCGACCCGGACCGGCTCTTCGCCAACGACTACCTGCGGCGCGTCCTCGGCGACTGA
- a CDS encoding MFS transporter, translated as MPSPYRAIFEAPGTTLFSVAGLLGRMPLSMMGIGIVTMISQVTGRYGLAGALSATLAASAAVLGPMVSRLVDQYGQRRVLRPFTLVSLAAAAGLLLCVQQDAPDWTFFVFTALIGCVPSVGAMTRSRWAAIYRGDGRRLHTAYSWESIVDEVCFVFGPILSIGLSTTWFPEAGPLFAGMFLAVGVFWLTSQRATEPAPHPRDGGPRTSALRSPGLQVLALAFVATGAIFGSIDVVTVAFAEEQGTKAAASLVLAVYALGSGLAGAVFGLLHLKGEPSRRWLLGICAMAVSMIPLLLAGNLPLLAVALFVAGLSIAPTMVTTMALVEAHVPRTKLTEGMTWTGTGLAVGVALGSSAAGMVVDASGAEAGYVVPVVSGALAVAVGLLGHRRLRRPAPNREGQRERDDNSGVGQHQDGGQHVA; from the coding sequence TTGCCCAGTCCCTACCGCGCGATCTTCGAGGCGCCCGGCACCACCCTGTTCTCCGTCGCCGGACTCCTCGGCCGGATGCCCCTGTCCATGATGGGCATCGGCATCGTGACGATGATCTCCCAGGTCACCGGCCGGTACGGGCTGGCCGGCGCCCTCTCCGCGACGCTCGCGGCGTCCGCGGCGGTGCTCGGCCCGATGGTCTCCCGGCTGGTCGACCAGTACGGGCAGCGCAGGGTCCTCCGGCCGTTCACCCTGGTCTCGCTCGCGGCGGCGGCCGGACTCCTGCTCTGCGTACAGCAGGACGCCCCCGACTGGACGTTCTTCGTCTTCACGGCCCTCATCGGCTGTGTCCCGAGCGTCGGGGCGATGACCCGCTCCCGCTGGGCCGCGATCTACCGGGGCGACGGGCGACGGCTGCACACCGCGTACTCCTGGGAGTCGATCGTCGACGAGGTCTGCTTCGTCTTCGGCCCGATCCTCTCGATCGGCCTGTCCACGACCTGGTTCCCCGAGGCCGGCCCGCTGTTCGCCGGGATGTTCCTGGCCGTCGGCGTCTTCTGGCTGACCTCGCAGCGCGCCACCGAACCGGCCCCCCATCCCCGGGACGGCGGGCCGCGCACTTCCGCGCTCCGCTCCCCCGGACTCCAGGTGCTGGCCCTGGCCTTCGTCGCCACCGGAGCCATCTTCGGCTCGATCGACGTGGTGACCGTGGCGTTCGCCGAGGAGCAGGGAACGAAGGCCGCCGCCAGTCTCGTTCTGGCCGTCTACGCGCTGGGTTCCGGCCTGGCCGGCGCCGTGTTCGGGCTCCTCCACCTCAAGGGCGAGCCGTCGCGCAGGTGGCTCCTGGGCATCTGCGCGATGGCCGTGAGTATGATCCCCCTCCTACTGGCCGGGAACTTGCCGTTGCTGGCCGTGGCGCTCTTTGTCGCGGGCCTGTCCATCGCACCGACGATGGTGACCACCATGGCCCTCGTCGAAGCGCATGTACCGCGCACCAAGCTGACCGAGGGCATGACCTGGACGGGTACCGGGCTCGCGGTCGGCGTGGCGCTCGGCTCCTCGGCCGCCGGCATGGTGGTCGACGCGTCGGGGGCCGAGGCGGGGTACGTGGTGCCCGTCGTCTCGGGTGCGCTCGCGGTCGCGGTGGGGCTTCTCGGACACCGCCGGCTGCGCAGGCCGGCACCGAACCGGGAGGGGCAGCGTGAGCGGGACGACAACAGCGGGGTCGGGCAGCACCAGGACGGCGGACAGCACGTGGCGTAA
- a CDS encoding ferrochelatase, producing the protein MSDQHDPAPYDALLLLSFGGPEGPDDVVPFLENVTRGRGIPKERLKEVGQHYFLFGGVSPINDQNRALLGTLRTDFAESGLGLPVYWGNRNWAPYLTDTLREMITDGRRHIAVLATSAYASYSGCRQYRENLADALATLEAEGLPLPRVDKLRHYFNHPGFVEPMIEGVLAALDELDPSVRDGAHLAFTTHSIPESAADTSGPVTEHGEGGAYVRQHLDVARVIAQAVTEATGTDHPWKLVYQSRSGAPHIPWLEPDICEHLEELHGAGVPAAVMVPIGFVSDHMEVLYDLDTEATAKAAELGLPVRRSATVGADPRFAAAVRELVLERASAERGTRAERCALGALGPSHDLCPIGCCPARAERPAAAGADSPYA; encoded by the coding sequence ATGTCCGATCAGCACGATCCCGCCCCGTACGACGCCCTGCTGCTGCTCTCCTTCGGCGGCCCCGAGGGCCCGGACGACGTGGTCCCGTTCCTGGAGAACGTGACCCGCGGCCGCGGCATCCCGAAGGAACGGCTCAAGGAAGTGGGGCAGCACTACTTCCTCTTCGGCGGCGTCTCCCCGATCAACGACCAGAACCGCGCGCTCCTCGGAACGCTCCGCACGGACTTCGCGGAGTCCGGCCTCGGTCTGCCGGTCTACTGGGGGAACCGGAACTGGGCCCCGTACCTCACCGACACCCTCCGCGAGATGATCACCGACGGCCGGCGCCACATCGCCGTCCTCGCCACCAGCGCGTACGCCTCCTACTCCGGCTGCCGCCAGTACCGCGAGAACCTCGCCGACGCGCTCGCCACCCTGGAGGCGGAGGGCCTCCCGCTGCCCCGGGTCGACAAGCTCCGGCACTACTTCAACCACCCCGGCTTCGTCGAGCCCATGATCGAGGGCGTCCTCGCCGCCCTCGACGAGCTCGACCCGTCCGTCCGCGACGGGGCCCACCTCGCCTTCACCACCCACTCCATCCCCGAATCCGCCGCCGACACCTCCGGACCGGTCACCGAGCACGGCGAGGGCGGGGCCTACGTCCGCCAGCACCTCGACGTGGCACGGGTGATCGCCCAGGCGGTCACCGAGGCCACCGGGACCGACCACCCCTGGAAGCTCGTCTACCAGTCCCGCAGCGGCGCCCCCCACATCCCGTGGCTGGAGCCCGACATCTGCGAGCACCTGGAGGAGCTGCACGGCGCGGGCGTCCCCGCGGCCGTCATGGTCCCGATCGGCTTCGTCTCCGACCACATGGAGGTCCTCTACGACCTCGACACCGAGGCCACGGCCAAGGCCGCCGAACTGGGGCTGCCCGTCCGCCGTTCCGCGACCGTCGGCGCCGACCCGCGCTTCGCCGCCGCCGTCCGCGAACTCGTCCTGGAGCGGGCCTCGGCCGAGCGCGGGACCCGGGCCGAGCGGTGCGCGCTCGGCGCCCTCGGCCCCTCCCACGACCTGTGCCCGATCGGCTGCTGCCCGGCCAGGGCGGAGCGCCCCGCCGCGGCCGGCGCCGACAGCCCGTACGCCTGA
- a CDS encoding inositol monophosphatase family protein, with protein sequence MLAELLGLALEAARRAGALLRDGRPEDLAVARTKSSAVDVVTEMDIAAEELITGFLAEHRPADGFLGEEGASSPGTSGVRWVIDPLDGTVNYLYGLPTWAVSIAAERDGETVVGVVEAPMRGETYRAVLGGGAYAGDRRLAVRPSPVLDEALLGTGFGYLRARRAHQADIVQRVIPRVRDIRRGGSAAIDLCDVAAGRLDAYYERGLNPWDLAAGALIAREAGALTGGRPGEPESGELTLAASPGLFAPLQGLLEELGAWHD encoded by the coding sequence CTGCTCGCCGAACTGCTCGGCCTCGCCCTGGAGGCCGCGCGCCGCGCCGGAGCGCTGCTGCGCGACGGCAGGCCCGAGGACCTCGCCGTGGCCAGGACCAAGTCGAGCGCCGTCGACGTGGTCACCGAGATGGACATCGCCGCCGAGGAGCTGATCACCGGCTTCCTCGCCGAGCACCGCCCGGCGGACGGCTTCCTCGGGGAGGAGGGCGCTTCGAGCCCCGGCACCAGCGGTGTCCGCTGGGTCATCGACCCGCTCGACGGCACCGTGAACTACCTGTACGGCCTGCCCACCTGGGCCGTCTCGATCGCCGCCGAACGCGACGGCGAGACCGTCGTCGGCGTCGTGGAGGCCCCGATGCGCGGCGAGACGTACCGGGCGGTCCTCGGCGGCGGCGCGTACGCGGGGGACCGGCGCCTCGCCGTCCGGCCCTCGCCCGTCCTCGACGAGGCCCTCCTCGGCACGGGCTTCGGATACCTCCGGGCCCGGCGTGCCCACCAGGCGGACATCGTCCAGCGGGTGATCCCGCGCGTCCGCGACATCCGCCGGGGCGGCTCGGCCGCCATCGACCTCTGCGACGTCGCGGCGGGGCGGCTCGACGCCTACTACGAGCGCGGCCTCAACCCCTGGGACCTCGCCGCAGGCGCCCTGATCGCCCGCGAGGCGGGCGCCCTGACCGGAGGCCGCCCGGGGGAGCCGGAGTCGGGAGAACTGACCCTGGCGGCCTCGCCGGGCCTCTTCGCACCCCTCCAGGGCCTCCTGGAGGAACTGGGCGCCTGGCACGACTAG
- a CDS encoding response regulator transcription factor → MRVLVVEDEQLLADAVATGLRREAMAVDVVYDGAAALERVGVNDYDVVVLDRDLPLVHGDDVCRKIVELGMPTRVLMLTASGDVSDRVEGLELGADDYLPKPFAFTELTARVRALGRRTSVPLPPVLERAGIKLDPNRREVFREGKEVQLAPKEFAVLEVLMRSEGAVVSAEQLLEKAWDENTDPFTNVVRVTVMTLRRKLGEPPVIVTVPGSGYRI, encoded by the coding sequence GTGCGCGTACTCGTCGTCGAGGACGAGCAGCTGCTCGCCGATGCGGTGGCCACCGGACTGCGCCGGGAGGCCATGGCCGTCGACGTCGTGTACGACGGCGCCGCGGCCCTGGAGCGGGTCGGGGTGAACGACTACGACGTGGTCGTCCTCGACCGCGACCTTCCCCTCGTCCACGGTGACGACGTCTGCCGCAAGATCGTGGAGCTGGGCATGCCCACCCGCGTCCTGATGCTCACCGCCTCCGGCGACGTCAGCGACCGCGTCGAGGGCCTGGAGCTCGGCGCGGACGACTACCTCCCCAAGCCCTTCGCCTTCACCGAGCTCACCGCGCGCGTGCGGGCCCTCGGCCGCCGTACGAGCGTGCCGCTGCCGCCCGTCCTGGAGCGCGCAGGCATCAAGCTCGACCCGAACCGCCGCGAGGTCTTCCGCGAGGGCAAGGAGGTCCAGCTCGCGCCGAAGGAGTTCGCCGTCCTTGAGGTCCTCATGCGCAGCGAGGGCGCCGTCGTCTCCGCCGAGCAGCTCCTGGAGAAGGCCTGGGACGAGAACACCGACCCGTTCACCAACGTCGTACGGGTCACCGTGATGACCCTGCGCCGCAAGCTGGGCGAGCCGCCGGTCATCGTCACGGTCCCCGGCTCCGGGTACCGGATCTGA
- a CDS encoding sensor histidine kinase — MATTPAPHPQAPPKPTWDPRDPVRPLLRPTIRIRLTLLYGGMFLIAGILLLSIIYLFTAQALTDSVSELPFKVVQGKVQPTTSWCELPVQGTGEQLNDAVSVCLRHQSDRALDDLLRRSLFALLGMSIIAFAFGYAMAGRVLSPLGRITRTARQVAGSDLSRRIELDGPDDELKELADTFDEMLERLERAFTAQQRFVANASHELRTPLAINRTLLEVHLSDPGAPMELQQLGKTLLATNERSEQLVEGLLLLARSDNQIVERKPVDLAEVASRGVDQVHAEAEAKGVEIRGEREPAVVQGNGVLLERIALNLLQNAVRYNVPEGGWVEVTTGTEQGQAVLVVSNTGPVIPAYEIDNLFEPFRRLRQERTGSDKGVGLGLSIARSVARAHGGRIIAEPREGGGLVMRVTLPI, encoded by the coding sequence ATGGCCACCACCCCCGCGCCTCATCCCCAGGCGCCCCCGAAACCGACCTGGGACCCCAGGGACCCGGTCCGCCCGCTGCTGCGCCCGACCATCCGGATACGGCTCACGCTGCTGTACGGCGGGATGTTCCTGATCGCGGGCATCCTGCTGCTCTCGATCATCTACCTGTTCACCGCGCAGGCCCTCACCGACAGCGTCTCCGAGCTGCCCTTCAAGGTCGTCCAGGGCAAGGTCCAGCCGACCACCTCCTGGTGCGAGCTGCCCGTCCAGGGCACCGGGGAGCAGCTCAACGACGCCGTGTCCGTCTGCCTCCGGCACCAGAGCGACCGTGCCCTGGACGACCTCCTGCGCCGCTCCCTCTTCGCCCTGCTCGGCATGAGCATCATCGCCTTCGCCTTCGGCTACGCCATGGCGGGACGGGTGCTCTCCCCGCTGGGCCGGATCACCCGGACCGCCCGCCAGGTGGCCGGCTCCGACCTGTCCCGGCGGATCGAGCTGGACGGCCCCGACGACGAGCTGAAGGAGCTCGCCGACACCTTCGACGAGATGCTGGAGCGCCTGGAGCGGGCCTTCACCGCCCAGCAGCGGTTCGTCGCGAACGCCTCGCACGAGCTGCGGACCCCGCTCGCGATCAACCGCACCCTCCTGGAGGTCCACCTCTCGGACCCCGGGGCGCCGATGGAGCTCCAGCAGCTCGGCAAGACCCTGCTCGCCACCAACGAGCGCAGCGAGCAGCTCGTCGAGGGCCTGCTGCTGCTCGCCCGGAGCGACAACCAGATCGTCGAGCGCAAGCCCGTCGACCTCGCCGAGGTCGCCTCGCGGGGCGTGGACCAGGTCCACGCCGAGGCGGAGGCCAAGGGGGTCGAGATCCGGGGCGAGCGCGAGCCCGCGGTCGTCCAGGGCAACGGCGTCCTGCTGGAGCGGATCGCGCTGAACCTGCTCCAGAACGCTGTCCGGTACAACGTGCCGGAGGGAGGCTGGGTGGAGGTCACCACCGGGACCGAGCAGGGCCAGGCGGTCCTGGTCGTCTCGAACACGGGGCCCGTGATCCCGGCGTACGAGATCGACAACCTCTTCGAGCCCTTCCGGCGGCTCCGGCAGGAGCGGACCGGCAGTGACAAGGGCGTCGGTCTCGGCCTGTCGATCGCCAGATCCGTGGCCCGCGCCCATGGCGGCCGTATCATCGCGGAGCCCCGCGAGGGGGGCGGCCTCGTGATGCGCGTCACTCTGCCGATCTGA
- a CDS encoding DUF4193 domain-containing protein: MATDYDTPRKTDDDVDSDSLEELKARRNDKSTSTVDVDEFEAAEGLELPGADLSNEELAVRVLPKQADEFTCMSCFLVHHRSQLAREKNGQPICRDCD; this comes from the coding sequence ATGGCAACGGATTACGACACCCCACGCAAGACCGACGACGACGTCGACTCGGACAGCCTTGAAGAACTGAAGGCCCGCCGGAACGACAAGTCGACCTCGACCGTCGACGTCGACGAGTTCGAGGCCGCCGAAGGCCTGGAGCTTCCCGGCGCCGACCTCTCGAACGAGGAGCTGGCCGTCCGGGTCCTGCCCAAGCAGGCCGACGAGTTCACCTGCATGAGCTGCTTCCTCGTGCACCACCGCAGCCAGCTGGCCAGGGAGAAGAACGGTCAGCCGATCTGCCGCGACTGCGACTGA
- a CDS encoding DUF3093 domain-containing protein — translation MQPSAPSPAPSPVPSAAPRFDERLTAPRSWWFIAGLLGLSGGLIMFPLGTVPMLGGLIVAAVLAGAAVSSYGSARVRVVAGSLVAGDARIPVSALGAAEVLDPEEARAWRTHKADPRAFMLMRSYVPRAVRVEVTDPADPTPYVYLSSREPEALVAALDAVRAGSGD, via the coding sequence ATGCAGCCTTCCGCACCGTCCCCGGCCCCCTCCCCCGTGCCGTCCGCCGCGCCGCGGTTCGACGAGCGGCTGACGGCGCCCCGCTCGTGGTGGTTCATCGCCGGCCTGCTCGGTCTGTCCGGCGGCCTGATCATGTTCCCGCTGGGCACGGTCCCGATGCTGGGCGGTCTGATCGTGGCGGCGGTGCTCGCGGGGGCGGCGGTCTCCTCGTACGGCTCCGCACGCGTGCGCGTGGTGGCCGGTTCGCTCGTGGCGGGCGACGCGCGGATCCCGGTCTCGGCGCTGGGGGCGGCCGAGGTGCTGGACCCGGAGGAGGCGCGCGCGTGGCGCACCCACAAGGCCGACCCGCGCGCGTTCATGCTGATGCGCAGCTATGTGCCGCGGGCGGTGCGGGTCGAGGTGACGGACCCGGCGGACCCGACTCCTTACGTGTACCTGTCCAGCCGTGAGCCGGAGGCCCTGGTGGCGGCGCTGGACGCCGTACGCGCGGGTTCCGGCGACTGA
- a CDS encoding PaaI family thioesterase: protein MTAQSAPLTPPADAIPPVRHPDAPAPGELLGAHYEYCFGCGGGQSHGLHLEARAGEGVTVTAEFTVTPDHQGAPGLAHGGVLATALDETLGSLNWLLRVIAVTGRLETDFVRPVPVGTVLHLAAEVTAVDGRKIFSTAVGRIGGPEGPVAVRADALFIEVKVDHFIDNGRPEEIRAAMSDPDQVRRARAFEVNP from the coding sequence GTGACTGCACAATCAGCCCCCCTCACCCCGCCGGCCGACGCCATACCGCCGGTACGCCACCCCGACGCGCCGGCCCCCGGCGAGCTGCTCGGTGCGCACTACGAGTACTGCTTCGGGTGCGGCGGCGGGCAATCGCACGGCCTCCACCTGGAAGCGCGCGCGGGCGAGGGCGTGACCGTCACCGCCGAGTTCACGGTGACCCCCGACCACCAGGGCGCCCCCGGCCTCGCGCACGGCGGCGTGCTCGCCACCGCGCTCGACGAGACCCTCGGCTCCCTGAACTGGCTGCTGCGGGTCATCGCCGTGACCGGCCGCCTGGAGACCGACTTCGTGCGGCCCGTCCCGGTGGGCACCGTGCTCCACCTGGCGGCCGAGGTCACCGCCGTGGACGGCCGCAAGATCTTCTCGACCGCCGTCGGCCGGATCGGCGGGCCCGAGGGGCCCGTCGCCGTCCGCGCGGACGCCCTCTTCATCGAGGTCAAGGTCGACCACTTCATCGACAACGGCCGCCCGGAGGAGATCCGGGCCGCCATGTCCGACCCCGACCAGGTCCGGCGCGCCCGCGCCTTCGAGGTGAACCCCTGA
- the dut gene encoding dUTP diphosphatase, translating into MRNPVDVLIRRVDPEVPIPAYGHPGDAGADLVTTEAVELAPGERAVLPTGVSIALPDGYAAFVHPRSGLAARCGVALVNAPGTVDAGYRGEIKVIVVNLDPRESVRFERFDRIAQLVVQQVEKVRFHEVAELPGSARAEGGFGSTGGHAAVDGTTGGNRYASVVSDREGQ; encoded by the coding sequence ATGCGCAACCCTGTCGACGTACTGATCCGGCGTGTGGACCCTGAGGTGCCGATCCCGGCCTACGGGCACCCCGGTGACGCCGGGGCGGACCTGGTGACCACCGAGGCCGTCGAGCTGGCCCCCGGGGAGCGCGCCGTGCTGCCCACCGGGGTCTCCATCGCGCTGCCCGACGGGTACGCGGCCTTCGTGCACCCCAGGTCGGGACTCGCGGCCCGCTGCGGAGTGGCGCTCGTGAATGCCCCGGGGACGGTGGATGCCGGGTACCGTGGAGAGATCAAGGTGATCGTGGTCAATCTCGACCCGCGCGAGAGCGTGCGGTTCGAAAGATTCGACCGGATTGCCCAGCTTGTCGTCCAACAGGTCGAGAAGGTGCGCTTCCACGAGGTGGCGGAGCTTCCCGGCTCGGCGCGGGCCGAGGGGGGCTTCGGGTCCACCGGCGGTCATGCCGCCGTGGACGGCACAACGGGTGGGAATCGATACGCTTCGGTCGTATCCGACCGGGAAGGACAGTGA